The Pseudomonas benzenivorans region GGCCGAGGCCCTGTGCGTGACCCAGGCGGCCATCAGCCGGCAGATTCGCGAACTGGAGACCTATCTCGGCGCCGAGCTGTTCAAGCGCGCCGGCCGCGCGGTGGAGCTGACCGCCGCCGGCTCGATCTTCTACGACGCGGTGCAGCTGTCCTTCGTCAACATCGCCCAGGCCGCCGAGCGCATCCGCACCCACAACGCCGGCAAGCGGGTGCTGACCCTGTGCTGCTCGCCGGCGTTTTCCGCGCTGTGGCTGGCCCACCGCCTGCCGAGCTTCTTCAGCGCCAACCCGGACATCGACCTCAACCTGATCACCACGCAGAACTTCCTGTCGATGGAGCCGGGAGTGCGCCCGGACATCTTCATCACCAAGATGGCCAAGGTGCGCGAGGGCTACCGCAGCACGCCGCTGTTCCATGACGTCATCTACCCGATCTGCACGCCAGGCTATCTGCAGGACCACCCGGAGCTCGGCAGCATCGAGGGCCTGCGCGACAGCGTGCTGCTCAACCTCAGCCCCTACGGCCGCTCCCAGGTCGCCGAGCACGTCGACTGGGGCGTCTGGCTGGCCTTTCACAACGTCGACATCGAGGCGCGCAGCAGCGACAGCCCGCACTTCTTCAACGCCAACGACTACAACATGCTGATCCAGATGGTGCTCAACCATCAGGGCGTGGCGCTGGGCTGGCACCACCTGGTCGGCCACCTGGTCGAACAGGGCCTGCTGGTACGCCCGGTAGCCGAGGAAGTGGTGCACAAGGAAAGCCAGCACTACCTGACCTTCAACGAGGACAAGGAAGACGACGAGGCCTGTTGCCGGCTGCGCGACTGGCTGATGCAGCAAGTTTGATAACTTCAAGTTATTGTTAGCCCGAACTTCAAGTTATCGATAACGCTCGCCAGACTCACTTGGGATTAACCCAATCTTCCCAACCATAAAAAAACCTGCCGCCGGCAGGTTTTTTTATGGTCTGCCCTCCCTGCGGCCCGTCGCTATGCGCCGTCAATAATTGTTCCCGGCGATTTTCTATGCCTGTGCCGAGTTGCAGGCAGCAATCCATAACCATGGATTATTAATTAACGGCCCTAAATGTTGCTTTTTGCCCGGCGCCGAACGGCCGTAACCTTTTCTCGAAATCGCCCCCCATTCAATCCCTTACGACTCAGGTGAGCGCATGAACTTCGATGGTATCTGGACTCCCGTAGTAACGCCCTTCAACGCCGCCGGCGCCATTGACTTCGAGGCGCTCGGCAAGGTCATCGACAGCCTGATCGGCGACGGCGTGCACGGCCTGATCATCGGCGGCACCACCGGCGAGTACTACGCCCTGAGCAACGCCGAGCGCAAGCGGCTGTTCGACGCCGTCGCCGAGCAGGCCAAGGGCCGCATCACCCTGATGGCCGGCATCAACGCCACCAGCACCGAGGAAAGCCTGGACCTGGGCCGATACGCCAAGGCCGCCGGCTTCGACTGCATCCTCCTGGCCGCGCCCTACTACTGCCAGCCGACCCAGGAGGAGCTGCTCGCCCATGCCCTGTGCGTGGACGACGCCCTGGATCTGCCGATCATGCTCTACAACTTCCCGGCCCGCACCGGCACGCCGATGAGCTTCGAGTTCATCGACGCCCTCAAGGGCCGGCCGAACTTCCAGGCGATCAAGGAGAGCACCGGCTCGATCGAGCGCATGCATACCCTGACCCAGGAATACGCCGACCAGCTGCAGACCAGCTGCGGCATGGACGACCAGATCCTCGAATTCTTCACCTGGGGCGCGCGCAGCTGGGTCTGCGGCGCCTCCAACTTCCTCGCCCGCGAGCACGTGGCCCTGTACCAGGCCTGCGTGGTCGAGCAGGACATGCTCAAGGGCCGCCAGCTGGCCCAGCGCCTGCTGCCGATGCTCAACCTGCTCGAAGGCGGCGGCAAGTTCTGCCAGTACATCAAGGCCGGCTGCGAGCTGGCCGGCCTGCCGGTGGGCCCGACCCGTCGTCCGCTGCTGCCGCTGAACGAGGCCGAGTTGGCGGCGTTCAAGCAGACCTATGAGCAACTGATCGCCCATCGTTCTTAAGCCACCAGGCCCGGAGGCAGTGCCCATGCAGCTGCAATGCAATTTCCTGCCCCAGGACGATGGTCACTGCGGCTGGTACGAGACCCTGCCGCCGCCGCCCCCCAGCACGCCGCTGCGCGGCACCGTGCAGGCCGACTGGGTGGTACTCGGCGCCGGCCTCGCCGGCCTGGCCGCCGCCCGCCGCCTGGGCGAACTGCAGCCGGACGCCTCGGTGGTGCTGATCGACGCCAAGCGCGTCGGCTTCGGCGCCGCCGGGCGCAACTCCGGGTTCATGGTCGATTTGCCCCATGACCTGACCTCGCACAGCTACACCAGCAGCCACGAGGCCGATCACAAGATCATTCGCCTCAGCCGCGGCGCGATCGACTACACCCGCGAGATCGTCCAGCGCCACGGCATCGACTGCGACTGGCGCGAGCAGGGCAAGCTGCACGGCGCGGCCAATGCCCGCGGCATGCACGCCCTGGAGTCCTTCGCCAAGGGCCTGTCGGCCCTGGGCGAGCCCTATCGCCTGCTCAGCGCCGAGGACATGAAGGCCGTCACCGGCAGCGACTTCTACCAGGCCGGCCTGCATGCCCCCGGCTGCGTGCTGGTGCAGCCGGCGGCGCTGACCCGCGGGCTGGGGCAGAACCTGCCGGAGAACGTGCGGCTGTTCGAGGACAGCCCGGTGCTGAAGATCGAAACCGGCCAGGTGCATAGCCTGACCACCGCCCAGGGCTTCATCAAGGCGCCGCGCCTGGTACTGGCCAACAACGCCTACGCCGCCAACTTCGGCCAGCTCGGCCTCAAGGGCCGCCTGCTGCCGATCTACACCTACGCCAGCATGACCCGCCAATTGACTGCCGAGGAACTGGCGCGCCTGGGCGGCGAGGACAGCTGGGGGCTGATCCCGGCCGACCCGCTGGGCTCCACGGTGCGGCGCCTGGGCAACGGGCGCATCTGCGTGCGCAACTCCTTCACCTACAACCCCCGGGTGCAGGCCTCGGCCGCCACCCTGCAACGGGTCAAGCAGGCCCACCGGCGCTCGTTCGACAACCGCTTCCCGATGCTGCCGAACGTCGAGTTCGAATACACCTGGGGCGGCGCGCTGTGCATCTCGCGCAACTCCGGCTCGGTGTTCGGCGAGATCGCCCCCGGGGTGTTCAGCGCGGTGTGTTGCAACGGCCTGGGCCTGACCCGCAGCACCATCGCCGGCAAGTTGATCGCCGAGTACGCCCTGGGGATGGACAGCGATCTGCTGAGCATCATGCTCGAACAACCGAAGCCCTGCAGCAATCCGCCGGAACCCTTCCTCGGCCTGGGGGTGCGTTCCGCCCTCGCCTGGAAGGAATGGACCGCCGGCGTGGAACTCTGAGACCTCTCATCCTTCAGGAGACAGACAATGACCGACGCCCTCACCCGCAGCGCCATCGACCAGCAGCTCGAGCGCCTGGAATACCGCAACCAGGCCTTTATCGACGGCCGCTTCGTGCCCGCCCGCTCCGGCGCGACCTTCGCCACCCTCAACCCGGCCACCGGCCAGGTCATCACCGAGGTGGCTGCCTGTGACGCCGAGGATGTCGACGCCGCCGTGCAGGCCGCCCGCGCCGCCTTCGACGCCGGCGTCTGGTCGAAACTGGCGCCGGCCGAGCGCAAGGCCACCATGCTGCGCTTCGCCGACCTGATCGACGCCCACCGCCTGGAGCTGGCGGTACTGGAATCCCTGGAGGCTGGCAAGCCGGTGGGCGAATGCTTCGGCATCGACATCCCCGACACCGCCAACACCATCCGCTGGCACGCCGAGGCCGGCGACAAGCTGTACGACGCCATCTCGCCGTCCAGCCCGGGCAACGTCGGCATGATCCGCCGCGAACCGATCGGCGTGGTCGGCGCCGTGCTGCCGTGGAACTTCCCCTGCATGATGGCCGGCTGGAAGCTCGGCCCGGCGCTGATCACCGGCAACAGCGTGGTGCTCAAGCCCGCCGAGCTGACCTCCCTGGCCACCCTGCGCCTGGCCGAACTGGCCCATCAGGCCGGCATCCCGGCCGGCGTGCTCAACGTGGTGCCGGGCCTTGGCCACACCGCCGGCAAGGCCATCGGCCTGCACGCGGACATCGACCTGGCCGCCTTCACCGGCTCCACCGAAGTCGGCCGGCTGTTCCTCGAATACTCGGCCAAGAGCAACCTCAAGCGCGTGGTGCTCGAGTGCGGCGGCAAGAACCCCCAGGTGGTGATGGGCGACGCCGGCGATCTCGCGGCGGTGGCCGGCAACGTGCTCGCCGCGGCCTTCTGGAACATGGGCGAGAACTGCTCGGCCGGCTCGCGGCTGATCGTCCACCGCTCGCTCAAGGATGCCCTGCTCGAGGAGATGCTCGGCCAGCTGCAGGACTGGGCCACCGGCGACCCGCTGGACCCGGCCGTGCGCCTCGGTGCGCTGATCGAAGAGGCGCACATGGAAAAAGTCCTGGGGCATATCGAGCAGGCCAAGGCCGAGGGCTGCAAGCTGGTCACCGGCGGCGTGCGCCTGCACGCCGAGAGCGGCGGCTACTTCGTCGCCCCGACCATCTTCGAGGCCCCCTCCAACGCCGCCTCGGTGGCCCAGGAGGAGATCTTCGGCCCGGTGCTGGCGGTGATCACCTTCGACACCGAGGAAGAGGCCATCGCCATCGCCAACGACACCTGCTACGGCCTGGCCGCCTCGCTGTGGACCGCCAACATCAACACCGCCCACCGCATCGCCGCCGCCATCCGCGCCGGCACCGTGTCGGTCAACTGCTTCTCCGAGGGTGACATCTGCACCCCGTTCGGCGGCTACAAGCAGTCCGGCTTCGGCGGTCGCGACAAGTCGATCTACGCCCACGACCAGTACTGCGAGCTGAAGACCACCTGGATCCAGCTGTCCTAATGAGGCGGTGAAAATACTCACTCGATATTTTCCCAACCTCTGAACCCGCCCCGGCCCGGCAGCCCGACTGCCGGGCCGGGTCCTTGCTACCGAGAACGCCCATGAGCAGCCTCACCAGCAGCGAATACCTCAATCCGGTCAACACCCAGACCTGGGCCAACGGCCGCCATCTGGTGCGCTGCCTCAAGGTCATCCGCGAAACCGCGGACGTCCTCACCTTCTGTTTCAGCATGCAGGAGCCGGTGCTGTTCTTCTTCAAGCCCGGGCAGTTCGTCACCCTGGAGCTGGAGATCGACGGCGAGCAGGTGATGCGCTCCTACACCCTCTCCAGCGCGCCCTCGATTCCCTACAGCTTCTCCATCACGGTCAAGCGCGTGCCCGGCGGCCGGGTGTCCAACTGGCTGCACGAGCACCTCACCGAAGGCGGGGTGATCGCCGTGCACGGCCCGGTCGGCCAGTTCAACTGCATCGACTTTCCCGCCGAGAAGGTGCTGCTGCTCTCCGGCGGCGTCGGCATCACCCCGGTGATGTCCATGGCCCGCTGGTTCTTCAACACCAATACCGAGGTCGACATGGTGTTCGCCCACAGCGCGCGCACCCCGGCCGACATCATCTACCGTGCCGAACTGGACTACATGTCCACGCGCATCGACAACTTCAAGCTGCACCTGATCTGCGAACGCAACGAGACCGGGCAGATCTGGGGCGGCTACCGCGGCTTCCTCAGCCGCGAGATGCTGCAGCTGATCGCCCCCGACTTCCTCGAGCGCGAGGTGTTCTGCTGCGGCCCGGCGCCCTACATGCGCGCGGTGCGACGCCTGCTCGGCGAGGCCGGCTACGACATGGCGCGCTACCACGAGGAGTCCTTCGGCGCGACGCCGGACGAGGATATCGCCACGGCCGAGGAACAGGCTGCGATAGCTCAGGCCGAAGAACCCCAGGCCAGCCACTGGGTGACCTTCAGCGAGTCCGGCAAGTCGGTGCAGGCGGCACTGGGCAGCACCCTGTACGAGGCCGCGGCCAGCGCCGGCCTGACCATCCCCAAGGCCTGCGGCATGGGTATCTGCGGCACCTGCAAGGTGCGGGTGCTGAGCGGCGAGGCGGCCATGGAGCACAACGGCGGCATCAGCGACGAAGAGATCGCCGAGGGCTATGTGCTGAGCTGCTGCACCCGGGTCAGCGGCGCCGTCGAGGTCGAGTACTAGGCGCCGCGCGCCTCACAGCAGGCCCAGCTGCGGGCTGGGCGCCGCGATGGCAGGCTCGGGCAGGTCGGGAAGACCGGGCAGGCGCAGCATCAGCTGGGCATGGAAACGCCGCGCCAGCTGCGCCGCCAGGCGGTTGTCGGGGGTGTGCAGGAAGGCGTAGGGCGTGCGCCCCGCCTCGATCCAGGCGGCGAGCTTGTCCAGCCAGGGCGCCATGAAGGCATCGTTGGCCGCCAGCTCGGGATGGCCGATGAAACGCAGCTGCGGCGCCTGGCTGAAGGCGGTCGGGCGCAGCGGCAGGCGCGGCTTCTTCGCCTGGGCATGCAGCACGGCCGGATCGTCGGAACTGCAACTGAACAGCGCCCGGGAATCCAGGCAGATGCGCTCGATGCCGCGCCCCAGCAGCAGGCGGTTGAACGCCCGCTCCTCCTCGCCCTTGGCGAAGAACGCCGGGTGACGCAGCTCCACCGCCAGCTCGGCGCCGGCCCAGTGCTCGATGAAGGCGGCCAGCTCGCCCAGGCGCGCCGGACCGAAGCTCGCCGGCAGCTGCAGCCAGAACGGCGCGACCCGCGCGCCCAGGGGCGCCAGCAGCCGGCGGAAGGCATCGGCGGCGCCCAGCTGCTCGCGCAGGTCGCCGCCGTGACTGATCTCCCGCGGCAGCTTGGCGCAGAAGCGAAACTGCGCGGGCATCGCCGCGGCCCAGCGCGCCACGGTGTCGGCCGAGGGACTGGCGTAGAAGGTGGTGTTGCCCTCCACGGCATTGAACAGCCGGGTATAGAGCGGCAGGAAGTCGTTGCTGCGGGCATCGGCCGGGTACAGCGTGCCGCGCCAGGCCGGCTCGCTCCAGGACGGGCAACCGAGGAAATAGGGCAGCACTAGGCGTAGAGGTCGAGCCCCAGCACCTGCTGCGCGTCGGACTCGGCGGCGAAGGAAGCGGTGCTGCTGTAGCTGGCGATGGCCTGGGCGGCGCGGCTACTCAGGGCCGGCCGGTAGTCGGACGCCTCGGCGCGCGACTGCAGGTTGTCGCTGCCGCCGCTGCTGGCCTGCACCCGGCGCAACTGCGGGACCTGCTCAAAACCCTGGCTGCTGGCCGGGGCGGCCGGCTGCTCACGACGCGCCTCGGCTTCCCGCTGGGCCTCGCGATAGGGCGTGACCGCCGTCCCCGAGCGGGGGCCGCGATCTGGCGAGTAGGGGGCGATGGAGCCGTCGATGCGCATCAGTTACTGCTCGGCCGGGTGGGCCAACTGTGAGGGGGGTTCGACCAATCTACCGCCGCCGGCCAGGCTTGGCAATCGAGCGCCGGAGCGGGGCACGGCCTTTTACTGCGGTGCCTTGGGCGTGGCGACCTGGTCGCGCAGGTACACCGGCTGCGCCTCATCGGCCGCCACGGCCTCGCCGCGGGCCCAGGCGAAGCGGGCCAGAGCCAGCAGGTCTTCGGCATGGGGCAGCATGGCGCCGTCCTGGCCGGCCAGCATCGCCGGCAGCCGCAGGGCGTGGGTGCCCCAGCCGGTGCCGGCGCCGAACCAGTCGCCGGCGGCATCGCGCGGCAGAGCGGCCAGCTCCGGCGGCAGCACGGCCTCGGCGCCGAGCAGGCGCATCTCGCCCTGCTCGGCCCGGTAGCAGCCCCAGTAGACCTCGTCCATGCGCGCGTCGATGGCGGCGGCGACCTGTTGCGCACCATGCTCGCGCAGCGCCCGCTGGGCCAGCACGGCCAGGTCGGACACCGGCAGCA contains the following coding sequences:
- a CDS encoding DUF72 domain-containing protein — its product is MLPYFLGCPSWSEPAWRGTLYPADARSNDFLPLYTRLFNAVEGNTTFYASPSADTVARWAAAMPAQFRFCAKLPREISHGGDLREQLGAADAFRRLLAPLGARVAPFWLQLPASFGPARLGELAAFIEHWAGAELAVELRHPAFFAKGEEERAFNRLLLGRGIERICLDSRALFSCSSDDPAVLHAQAKKPRLPLRPTAFSQAPQLRFIGHPELAANDAFMAPWLDKLAAWIEAGRTPYAFLHTPDNRLAAQLARRFHAQLMLRLPGLPDLPEPAIAAPSPQLGLL
- a CDS encoding dihydrodipicolinate synthase family protein; this encodes MNFDGIWTPVVTPFNAAGAIDFEALGKVIDSLIGDGVHGLIIGGTTGEYYALSNAERKRLFDAVAEQAKGRITLMAGINATSTEESLDLGRYAKAAGFDCILLAAPYYCQPTQEELLAHALCVDDALDLPIMLYNFPARTGTPMSFEFIDALKGRPNFQAIKESTGSIERMHTLTQEYADQLQTSCGMDDQILEFFTWGARSWVCGASNFLAREHVALYQACVVEQDMLKGRQLAQRLLPMLNLLEGGGKFCQYIKAGCELAGLPVGPTRRPLLPLNEAELAAFKQTYEQLIAHRS
- a CDS encoding hybrid-cluster NAD(P)-dependent oxidoreductase; translated protein: MSSLTSSEYLNPVNTQTWANGRHLVRCLKVIRETADVLTFCFSMQEPVLFFFKPGQFVTLELEIDGEQVMRSYTLSSAPSIPYSFSITVKRVPGGRVSNWLHEHLTEGGVIAVHGPVGQFNCIDFPAEKVLLLSGGVGITPVMSMARWFFNTNTEVDMVFAHSARTPADIIYRAELDYMSTRIDNFKLHLICERNETGQIWGGYRGFLSREMLQLIAPDFLEREVFCCGPAPYMRAVRRLLGEAGYDMARYHEESFGATPDEDIATAEEQAAIAQAEEPQASHWVTFSESGKSVQAALGSTLYEAAASAGLTIPKACGMGICGTCKVRVLSGEAAMEHNGGISDEEIAEGYVLSCCTRVSGAVEVEY
- the tsaB gene encoding tRNA (adenosine(37)-N6)-threonylcarbamoyltransferase complex dimerization subunit type 1 TsaB translates to MTTLLALDTATEACSVALLHDGEVLSHYEVIPRLHAQRLLPMVKTLLEEAGVALSAVDAIAFGRGPGAFTGVRIAIGVVQGLAFALERPVLPVSDLAVLAQRALREHGAQQVAAAIDARMDEVYWGCYRAEQGEMRLLGAEAVLPPELAALPRDAAGDWFGAGTGWGTHALRLPAMLAGQDGAMLPHAEDLLALARFAWARGEAVAADEAQPVYLRDQVATPKAPQ
- a CDS encoding NAD(P)/FAD-dependent oxidoreductase; translation: MQLQCNFLPQDDGHCGWYETLPPPPPSTPLRGTVQADWVVLGAGLAGLAAARRLGELQPDASVVLIDAKRVGFGAAGRNSGFMVDLPHDLTSHSYTSSHEADHKIIRLSRGAIDYTREIVQRHGIDCDWREQGKLHGAANARGMHALESFAKGLSALGEPYRLLSAEDMKAVTGSDFYQAGLHAPGCVLVQPAALTRGLGQNLPENVRLFEDSPVLKIETGQVHSLTTAQGFIKAPRLVLANNAYAANFGQLGLKGRLLPIYTYASMTRQLTAEELARLGGEDSWGLIPADPLGSTVRRLGNGRICVRNSFTYNPRVQASAATLQRVKQAHRRSFDNRFPMLPNVEFEYTWGGALCISRNSGSVFGEIAPGVFSAVCCNGLGLTRSTIAGKLIAEYALGMDSDLLSIMLEQPKPCSNPPEPFLGLGVRSALAWKEWTAGVEL
- a CDS encoding LysR substrate-binding domain-containing protein — translated: MVIHTEPDQTLIKMPSLRAVKSFVAAAKYQNFTRAAEALCVTQAAISRQIRELETYLGAELFKRAGRAVELTAAGSIFYDAVQLSFVNIAQAAERIRTHNAGKRVLTLCCSPAFSALWLAHRLPSFFSANPDIDLNLITTQNFLSMEPGVRPDIFITKMAKVREGYRSTPLFHDVIYPICTPGYLQDHPELGSIEGLRDSVLLNLSPYGRSQVAEHVDWGVWLAFHNVDIEARSSDSPHFFNANDYNMLIQMVLNHQGVALGWHHLVGHLVEQGLLVRPVAEEVVHKESQHYLTFNEDKEDDEACCRLRDWLMQQV
- a CDS encoding aldehyde dehydrogenase produces the protein MTDALTRSAIDQQLERLEYRNQAFIDGRFVPARSGATFATLNPATGQVITEVAACDAEDVDAAVQAARAAFDAGVWSKLAPAERKATMLRFADLIDAHRLELAVLESLEAGKPVGECFGIDIPDTANTIRWHAEAGDKLYDAISPSSPGNVGMIRREPIGVVGAVLPWNFPCMMAGWKLGPALITGNSVVLKPAELTSLATLRLAELAHQAGIPAGVLNVVPGLGHTAGKAIGLHADIDLAAFTGSTEVGRLFLEYSAKSNLKRVVLECGGKNPQVVMGDAGDLAAVAGNVLAAAFWNMGENCSAGSRLIVHRSLKDALLEEMLGQLQDWATGDPLDPAVRLGALIEEAHMEKVLGHIEQAKAEGCKLVTGGVRLHAESGGYFVAPTIFEAPSNAASVAQEEIFGPVLAVITFDTEEEAIAIANDTCYGLAASLWTANINTAHRIAAAIRAGTVSVNCFSEGDICTPFGGYKQSGFGGRDKSIYAHDQYCELKTTWIQLS